A region of Liolophura sinensis isolate JHLJ2023 chromosome 8, CUHK_Ljap_v2, whole genome shotgun sequence DNA encodes the following proteins:
- the LOC135474025 gene encoding uncharacterized protein LOC135474025, translating into MNPVVVVAALATLTVSAFAQTTDQCSEALGSEWVWSRNFARKTSDCTLGYHCSNGQPVALPRPCPGDLYFSLSLGVCVPSDTVYMTLFFGANTCDQETQRYNQALRTRRVNTCTAFRRTYANEPSQTRLYAGDPQDCRQYFSCQVDGGKDWLHICPGETYFDNTVGDCSMLTADPSKCAS; encoded by the exons ATGAAccccgttgttgttgtagctgctCTGGCCACCCTGACGGTCTCGGCTTTTGCCCAAACCACCGATCAGTGCTCTGAAGCTCTTGGGAGCGAATGGGTTTGGAGCAGGAACTTCGCGCGCAAAACCAGTGATTGTACCTTGGGTTACCACTGCTCAAATGGACAACCCGTGGCGCTTCCACGCCCATGTCCAGGCGACTTGTACTTCTCACTCAGTCTAGGAGTGTGTGTGCCTTCGGACACCGTCTACATGACTCTTTTCTTCGGGGCGAACACATGCGATCAAGAGACGCAGAGATACAACCAGGCACTAAGGA CTCGTCGTGTAAACACTTGTACTGCCTTCCGGCGAACTTACGCCAATGAGCCGTCCCAGACTCGCCTGTACGCCGGGGACCCGCAAGACTGTAGGCAGTACTTCAGCTGTCAAGTGGATGGCGGCAAGGACTGGCTGCACATCTGTCCTGGGGAAACCTATTTCGACAACACTGTGGGTGACTGCAGTATGCTGACGGCCGACCCGAGCAAGTGCGCCAGTTAA